The DNA sequence CCTTGAACGGCCGTGCCATCAGGTAGCGTAAACTGCAATATGTATTAACCAAAGAGCCAACGCAGGTGAACATCTTGAACAATAAACCATACCTGATGTTGTCCATAGAACCAAGGAATAACCGTTCCCTGTACAGAGCGAAGTTTGTCGTAGGCCCACATCTCGATATCAGCGCATTCCTCGGCATTGAACACCGTATTGAACCACACTGGGATGGGGTCTTTATCGTTGATCGAGTCATGTAAATCTTGGAATCGGTCGTCAAAAAGTTTCAAACACAGTACATGGGAGGCGGACACAGGGCGCCCATCGATCGAGGCAAGCTGGCAGCGGTAGACAGTACAAAATCCCTTCTTCGCTCCTTCCGCTATCATGTCGTGAATGTGAAGTGTAAACGATTTGCTTTGTGCCAATGCCTTGTCAAGCCCGCCTGGAGACAATGGCGACTCGCGGTGAATCATTTGGAGGTGATTTTTAGTGTCCAAGGGTATCTCTGATGGATCGAATGGATACACGTGGGGCGGAATCTCTACATCTGAATCGAAACGTTGGTTTGTGATCCCATGCAAGGTGCTGTTAGCTTGAGCAACCAGTTCGGATTTACGTTGCAGCATATGTTTATTCCATCGAAAAAATTGAAGCGCCCTATTACGATCTCGTATCAACGTAACGTGATCAAAGTCAGAATTCCGACGACAGGTAGCAAACAAGTGCTCATCGGGTTGCAGAGGTTCGTCAGGGTTTTGAGGCGGTCCCATAAGTAAAATGGAGTcatttttccttttcatcaTCAACGTCAATAAATCTGGCCGTTTGATAAATCCAAGCGGTGGTAATGAGTCAAGCAGGCAAGCCGTCGATAAAATTCTTAACGTCGCTGGAATCTGGGATGTCGGCACTTTGATAAAGACATCTTTGCCTGTAGGTCTGTAACCTCCTTGTTTCGTAAAGAAGACGGTAATttctttgaaatttgttACGACGACGGAAGGTGCGGCATTTGAGATTTTTGACAGTGCGAGTTCGACTCCGGGGGAGCATGTGCGTCCATCAGGTTCAAACAGCTCATCCGGCTGGAATAAAACATCATCAACACTACATAGTTATCACAAACTCTGTGTGTGCTTACCACAAACAAAATGTACGGAGGAGAAAGATTCCACTCCTTGTATTCCTGGGCAGTAAAAGTAACCCCGACGATGGCTGTAATTACCAGTCAACAGTGCAAATAATATAACTAACAAAGGGCAGTGGCTCACAATTTCCGAGGTCAACTTTAGTACACCCTATGAGATCTTTCTGCCGTACAAACAAGTCGGAGTCGTGGAGCTGGTCAAATATCCTTGTAACAGGGGATATGAGAGCTTGCATGTAATCTGCCGGTGAGAGACTAGTAGTGTCCATGAGTCATTTTCAATAAGCAACCAATCGAGTTTTACGCATACCTTGACGGGTTCGCGGATTCTACTGGCCATTCGACGCGTCGTTTCCGATTATACGACACACCATCATGAAGGGATCGCAGACATTCGAAAAACTTTCGATGAGCTATTTCGCCCTCTTCCCAATGTGTACAAGAAGTCGGTGGACTGGGTGGAAACGGAAAAGctgttgaagaagacaaCAAGGATGGCGGTGGGGCAGGAGGGATTTGATGAAAAATTTGGTCCACACGTATCGCTTGAGTTATCAACGTGCGCACCCTGTGCGCGTATGGTCGAAACCCCAGAATAGCGCGCCTCATTAGTAGCAAGAAAACGCGGCGGAATGTACCGTGGAATTTTAACGAAACTGTGAAAGCACACCCATTTAACTGAACCTGCGGAACACGTGAGCCTGTGAGGCTCCTGCTGGAGTTGGCGCCATATCTCCGCACGTACGGCTGATAGAGAACCAGCGTTAATTCGTGGGGTTGGCCGACCCTAGTAAAAATGAGAGAGTGTCAAAAGCGTCGGAATCAAAACATTAAAACCACCACGTAAATCCCTCAAAAGAGATAGCAGTCAAACTTGCGAACACCAGACAGAGACGCCCACACAAGTACAAAGTACACTTTGATATTTCGGGTAGtttcaaaaaaaaggaaCACAGCGTTTGTACAGAAGAACCAAAGGGGGTAGcaaagcgaaaaaaaaaggcttCTAGTTGATCTTGATGAGCTCGACTTCAAACTTGAGAGTCGAGTTGGGAGGAATGATGGGTGGGTATCCACCAGCGCCATAGGCCTATAAATAGACAAAACACGCGtcgaaaatgaaatgaaagataTGGGTGGTGGGTGGCGCAAACAAATGACGCAAATGTGGATCGGCGCCAAACATTGAGCAGTGAtgaaaaatccaaaatcgGTATCAGTCGATCAATCAAATCAGCGTTcgagaagatgaaaagatCCACGTAGAAGTACGCACGTAGTCTGGGGAAACGGTGAGGATGGCCTTTTGGCCGAGGGAGAGCTGGGGAACGCCTAGAGATGCAAATCTGTCAGAGAAAGGGGGTGCAAGGAGGGAATGTAATGAGCCTCACCCTCGTCCCATCCCTTGATCACGCTGCCAACACCGATTTTGGTGACCAATGGGGAGCCACTGTAGACCATACAAGGAACAGggggaaaagaagaaggaggaagaaaaatacaaaaaagtCAGAAACACTCCTCAGACACGTCTcgaacaaaacaaaaaatcgCGCATTGACTCACCGCCTCCTGCTCGAGTCAAACTCCTTGCCGTCGAGGAAAGTGCCGACATAGTGGATAGAAACCCTGTCTGCATAACACCACGCGCATACATGGCACCAAAACGTCAGTCCCAAATGCTCATTGCGCAACATGTAAAAGAAGACGACACGTACCGCCTTTCTTGGGGAAGTTGACACCGTCTCCGGGGCTGATGGGGGTGATTTCGACGCCCTGCACAGGACGAGTGTTAGCAAAATCACGCATTGACGTGTACCGGCTCCCCAAGCGCGCGCCTGCGCGTGCGCTGGACGCAGAAGTGGCAAGGAGTCGCGAAAGCATTGTGTTTGTGCTTATGGGGCTTTGGGGGGCAAGAGATGCGGGTGTGCGGTTCGTAGAAGGTTAAAAGATTATAGTGTAGGgttgacgaggaggatgaagaggaagtaAAAATAAAAGACGGTTCCGCGCCGTTATGCAACACCCCAACAAATCAGCATCTCTGCCCCACAAGTCGCGACCCTGCACATTGCACCATTCTCGCGGGAGGCATAACAACCAAAGGGCGCACGTACCATGTTAAAGAAATATAAGAATAAAAGAgagcgagagagagagagaaataaGAGAAGGGGCGGAGGGGGGGATGGGATAAAGACTGCGAGACTGTTGACGCCGATTCGATTTATACTCGCGTCTTGTCACCCCGACCCGTGACCCCACCGGATACAGGCGGCGGAGTGCGGATCAAGATCCGATAAGTACATAAGCCTGAGACGCGAGCTTGATTAGACCCTTGATTAGATCTCATCAGAGACCTTCAtcacaaagaaagaaaaaaaggggTCAGTTTCTTTTTTCCCATTTCGCTTTCGTTTAGTTTATTCTACAAAGTATGTTCTGCCCCAACCCACCCACCATCTGCCAGGACGAAGAGACAATATGGTCTTTTGTGGTTATATGCAGAATGCAATTTATCCTCATCCAGTAGCGTCCCGAAGTGGGAAGGAAGATTGAAAGGGCAGGAATGTTTATAACAAGAAACGACTTGGAACGAGGAATTTTGTGAAGGTTAAAATGACCCAGGAACTCGAACCCCcgccccccctccccccttcCCCGCGCGTCCACATGCATGAAGCTGAGAACTCACGCTCCCAACTCCGATGGGATGCTACTCTATGTGGGTGTCGGCAGAAACTTCGAAGTTTCTATTTCGAGCCAATGTGCTCAGAAAGATGCGCGTGCAGTGCTCGAACAAGCAAGTCAAGGTCGGGAATCACGATCACGACGTCGACTGACTGACTTGACGAAACTGGATGCGTATCCCTACATACCCcatgccaatgccaatgccaataCATTGAATACAAATGTaaatgcagatgcagatgaacAACCACACCATACCCTATATACCCAAGTCCCTTGCCCAAGGGACCAATCGTAAAATTGAAATTTGACGTTGCATGACATGGGTCATGGCCACGACAAGCACGGCAGGTGAGGTGAGAGACACACACCCAAGAGAAAAACGCGAAAGAACAAAAAGCACAGAAGAAGCATCTCAATTTCTCCGGTGTGGGGACCGTGGGGCGCAGAGCCAGAAGCACGGCCACTATCTAGTATCTAAATGATGACTACACACTGTATCAGTTATGTCAGGACGAGGACAACCTTATTTGCATGACGCATCTGGCAAGCCCATCGATAAGATAGAAGAACGCGGCGAAGACGCAGGATCGTGTGTGTGTAATAATGGCCCGCGAGTCGTATTGTCGTATTAATTAGTATGACATTCATTCTACTTCTAAACTCTAATGCAGGAACCTGGAAGAACATATCTATATACACTCCAGGTCCTCTCATTTCGTTTCGATTTAAAGAAACGGTACGATCTGAATACCTCTGCTACAAAGTCAATCCCAATGATCCAACCAAATCACTACCGTGACTACCTAAAAGCAAAAACATCAAAAAGACTGCGGCCAACGTCAATCATATCTATACCAATTCTCGCACATTCGAAGGTCCCGGGTGACACCGCGTCAAATCCCAAGAGATTCAGAACAGCAgaaaaccaacaaaaaaaaacctcaACTAAATTTACCATTCGAACAAGTTACAATTGACATCGATCTCCTATCCCAATTAAATTAAACCAACGTCAAATTACACCCTTACAAGGCAACTATGCATGTATATATGCAACacatgatatgatatgatatcattcctttcccttttctctACTGTATCTCATGAGAACATGAATATAAATATAAGGTTGGAGCGAGATAGACTCTTGACTCTGAGAACACCGATGAGTTGCCTAAACCTTGTCCAATACTAGGACTCCCAATGTCTATACTTAGACGCCCGCCCACTGGGAACTGCAAGCAAGGCAGGATACTTGCGGATGCACGTCGGACAATGTCGCACACAGACCCTGTTGAGTAAAAAAAGGTTCGTATGGTAGACATCGCCTGTCCCAGGCTGCGCAAGACGTTAGTTATTATTTTATATCCCCAGTCGGTCAATTGCATCAGAAAAAATTAggccaacaccaacaccaactaAACTTAAAactcaaaaagaaaagaaaaaaacaaatgaccagtaaaaaaaaatcgtGAATGTGATAAGACGAATTGAAACgaaacgaagaaaaaaaccagtCAAAAAAACCCATTTAACAAATTGAAAATCCCCTCAACATTCCGAAAAAAATGACGGATTTATGTGCCAGCCATACCAACGATACCAACGGTGTCTCTAATCTTCGCGATTTCAAACGGCGTCAGCGACCCCTTGGCAGCACACAAAAAGTCCTCAAACGCAAGATGCACATCCGCCTCCGTCTTAAACTCGCTCctggaaaaagaaaagcaaaggcATACGCGTAAGTCAGGGGGTTACCACCCACCACaaccaacaacaaaaagcaaaaaacaaaaaaagacgCACTGCAAAAACGCGTAAAGCCTCTCCCAAAACCCAGGATCCGAAACCGTATCATGGAACGTCGACATAATCTCCTTCGTCTTCGAGCCTGGGCTGGTAGGGATAACACCCGCGTCCATATCGAGCGTCAGCACGATGTCCTTCTGGCTGCGCTCCTGCGCGGGGGTGCCTTCTGACGGCGACGGCGAGAGCACGACGCTCGGGATGCGGCGGTGGCCACCGGACGAGGAAGACTTTGCGGGCGTCGAGAGCGAGCCTGAGCCGAATGAAAAGGGTTTGCTGTTAGGGGTGTCGGTCATTGTAGTATCTTTCTCTGTCGTGGCTGGAGGGGCAGGGGTAGGGGTAGGAGCGGTTGGATCCCAATTTACACCAGGTTTACAAACGAGGTTCACGGTATCGCCGTCTTTGATAGTGTACTCTTTCAAGAGCTTGTTGTCAGCGAGCGCTTTGCCTTTCAACAGGAGCCGCTGGGCGTCGGCGGGCGGGGCGTGCGGCTGGGCGGCGATGAGGAGTTTGACGGCGGAGATGGTGTCCGTGGGGTGCACGGGGAGCGTCACTGCGAACGGCGGCTTGAGCGACTTAAATGTGACGGAGAGCGAGGCTGTGTGTGTGGTTTAGGGGCTTGTTGTCAGTACGTGTATATATTATTGAAAAATTCTGATTTAGAAGACAGGGATGGGGCGGAGGCGGTGTGCAACGGAAATGGAAATAAATGTGCTTCGATAGGAAGGTGCATGCCATGTGTGCATCGCTCGTGGTTGGGGCGTGCCGTGCGACTGGAAAGAGGGCTTACCTGACGACGATGCGGTGTCTTCGACGCGCTGTTTACGTgccggaggaggtggaacaGGGATCTAAACAAAGAGAAACGCAGCAGTCAGCCTCAAGTTCATTTATCGTAACCAAGAGGAAATGAGTACAGGGGAGCTGCGACGAGCACGACGAATGGGAAAGAGAGGTGAGGTGGATGGGAAacaaaagaaggaaaaaataAGAGACATTTTAAACTACAAGACCCGGCAAAAGTCGTAATCACCCAAGCCAGACCGACAAAGTCACCAAGCACAAGAGGGGGTTCCGCCCGACCGCCAGCCTTCACCGCCATCCTTCACAGACACAGACAGAGACACAGATACAATCCCATCTTCACAAACGAATAaatataaaataaaaataaagacAACGTACAGGCAGCACCGGAACCCGCTTGAGCGACTGCTGAGGAGGCTGCTGATAATCGTCCGCATACGCGACAGGCTGTGTCGCCAGCGTATTCAGAAACGTTCGCGCGAACGCTCTCTCAGCTTGTTCCGCCATATTATCCTTCCTCTCCTTATCTTCTTAGACTCTCCTTTATCCGTTAGCGTGCGCTTTCTCTACAGCGCTTTGAAATCAGTGGGTCTCCTTTGCGGAATGTGCTAGAAA is a window from the Psilocybe cubensis strain MGC-MH-2018 chromosome 8, whole genome shotgun sequence genome containing:
- a CDS encoding FK506 binding protein proline rotamase rapamycin-binding protein, coding for MLSRLLATSASSARAGARLGSRYTSMRDFANTRPVQGVEITPISPGDGVNFPKKGDRVSIHYVGTFLDGKEFDSSRRRGSPLVTKIGVGSVIKGWDEGVPQLSLGQKAILTVSPDYAYGAGGYPPIIPPNSTLKFEVELIKIN